A single Cellulosilyticum sp. I15G10I2 DNA region contains:
- a CDS encoding recombinase family protein produces the protein MNIAYVRVSTIEQNEERQVKALEVRNIDKWFVEKVSAKDTNRKELKAMLEFAREGDTIYIHDFSRLARSTTDLLNIVEQLNKKGIHLVSNKENIDSSTPTGKLMLTMIGAINEFERTNLKERQAEGIAIAKQKGKFKGRKKIDYPQQWKEVYSQYKQREITANKAMELLNLKRNTFYNLIKEYEQER, from the coding sequence ATGAATATAGCATATGTGCGTGTATCTACAATAGAGCAAAACGAGGAACGTCAAGTTAAAGCATTAGAAGTAAGGAATATAGATAAATGGTTTGTTGAAAAGGTAAGTGCAAAAGATACAAATAGGAAAGAGTTAAAAGCTATGTTAGAGTTTGCAAGAGAAGGTGATACTATTTATATTCATGACTTTTCTAGGTTGGCTAGAAGTACAACAGATTTGCTTAATATAGTTGAACAGTTAAATAAAAAAGGTATTCACTTAGTCAGTAACAAAGAGAATATAGATAGTAGTACACCAACAGGAAAACTTATGCTTACTATGATAGGAGCAATAAACGAATTTGAACGTACCAACTTAAAGGAACGTCAAGCAGAAGGGATTGCGATTGCCAAACAAAAAGGTAAGTTTAAGGGTAGGAAGAAAATAGATTATCCTCAGCAATGGAAAGAAGTGTATTCACAGTATAAACAGAGAGAGATAACAGCTAATAAAGCAATGGAGTTATTAAATCTAAAGAGAAATACATTTTATAATTTAATAAAAGAATATGAGCAAGAACGATGA
- a CDS encoding phage head-tail connector protein, which translates to MELLEQIKLLSDNKNDALINLLITKTKKEIETITKLTYIEAMDNVLVDIVIVKLNRKGNEGINSISASGMSESYSDKYPQYINAQLDKFIKRVKLL; encoded by the coding sequence ATGGAACTCTTAGAACAAATTAAGTTATTATCAGATAACAAAAATGATGCTCTTATTAATCTTTTGATAACCAAGACAAAGAAGGAAATAGAAACTATAACTAAACTAACATACATTGAAGCAATGGATAATGTTTTAGTTGATATAGTTATAGTTAAATTAAATCGTAAAGGAAACGAAGGAATTAATAGTATCTCAGCATCTGGTATGAGCGAATCCTATAGTGATAAGTATCCGCAGTATATTAATGCTCAATTGGATAAATTTATTAAGAGGGTGAAGTTATTATGA
- a CDS encoding phage portal protein, whose product MFYIDKNKALTTELIDKYIEVFKANQLPRLQKLKRYYDCKNDTIINRTFADTTKPNVKIATPWGKYISDIVSAYFIGKPVTYTSKDSALLEELSAIFRYNDESTKNQQLAIDMSIYGIAYELLYLSEDKVIRFSTINPQTVIPIYDNSISEDLLYCIRFFDTKDILTDEVVTNIEVYTDSEIISYEKNKNGTVLIDSISHYFGEVPVNVYKNNNDTFGDFEKVIPLVDGYDLSLSDTANAREELNNSYLVFKNTNLEDTDILSMKEKRIIQIEDAQEGMQSAIQFLNKDSNDIEAENYKSRLEKDIHKFSYVNDLLDTKSHTSATQARLGMMGLEQLTAIKESYFKYALIRRIEMICNILSVTGSTYNFNDIAITFVRNIPLDITVLSDALSKLLPFVSRETLLSQLPFVSDVEEEMEKIAKENEINSYLMGSDVDE is encoded by the coding sequence ATGTTCTATATAGATAAAAATAAAGCACTAACAACGGAGCTGATAGATAAATACATAGAAGTGTTTAAAGCAAACCAACTTCCTAGATTACAAAAACTTAAAAGGTATTATGATTGCAAAAATGATACCATAATAAATCGTACATTTGCAGATACAACTAAACCTAATGTGAAAATAGCTACTCCTTGGGGTAAGTACATTAGTGATATAGTATCTGCTTATTTTATTGGTAAGCCAGTTACATATACGAGTAAAGATTCAGCTCTACTAGAAGAATTATCAGCTATATTTCGCTACAATGATGAATCTACTAAAAATCAGCAATTGGCTATTGATATGAGTATATATGGCATAGCATATGAGCTACTATACTTATCAGAGGATAAAGTGATTAGATTTAGTACAATCAATCCACAAACAGTTATTCCAATTTATGACAATAGTATATCAGAGGATTTATTATACTGTATAAGATTTTTTGATACCAAGGATATTCTTACCGACGAGGTGGTAACAAACATTGAGGTGTATACAGATAGTGAGATTATATCCTATGAAAAAAATAAGAATGGTACTGTATTAATAGATAGCATATCACATTATTTTGGAGAAGTGCCAGTTAATGTATATAAAAATAACAATGATACATTTGGAGATTTTGAGAAGGTTATACCATTGGTTGATGGGTATGATTTATCACTCTCAGATACTGCTAATGCCAGAGAAGAGTTAAATAATTCATATCTAGTATTCAAGAACACTAATCTTGAGGATACTGACATATTGTCAATGAAAGAGAAACGTATTATCCAGATAGAAGATGCTCAAGAAGGTATGCAGTCAGCAATACAATTCCTTAATAAAGATTCTAATGATATTGAAGCCGAGAACTATAAATCACGTTTAGAAAAGGATATACATAAATTTAGCTATGTTAATGACTTGCTAGATACTAAGTCGCATACATCTGCAACACAAGCAAGATTGGGTATGATGGGATTAGAACAACTAACAGCTATCAAGGAATCATATTTTAAATATGCCCTCATACGTAGAATTGAAATGATATGTAATATATTATCTGTCACTGGCAGTACTTATAATTTCAATGATATAGCAATTACCTTTGTAAGAAATATCCCATTAGATATTACTGTACTATCAGATGCTCTCTCTAAGTTATTACCATTTGTAAGCAGAGAAACATTATTATCACAATTACCTTTTGTATCAGATGTAGAGGAAGAGATGGAGAAAATAGCAAAGGAAAATGAGATCAACTCCTATCTAATGGGAAGTGATGTTGATGAGTAA
- a CDS encoding HK97-gp10 family putative phage morphogenesis protein: protein MNNITINLANFINKILPETIEKGLEKAGQLIENEAKIQLTEGKNKAIDTGTLRASITHKVDNDNMSVSIGTNVEYAPAVHSGTSKMRERPYLQDAVDQNMTEIINCFRE, encoded by the coding sequence ATGAATAATATAACTATCAATTTAGCCAACTTTATTAATAAGATACTTCCAGAAACGATAGAAAAGGGTTTAGAGAAAGCTGGTCAACTCATAGAAAATGAAGCCAAGATACAATTGACAGAGGGTAAAAATAAAGCAATAGATACTGGAACACTAAGAGCAAGCATTACACATAAAGTTGATAATGATAATATGAGTGTATCCATTGGAACTAATGTTGAATATGCTCCAGCAGTACATAGTGGCACATCTAAAATGAGAGAACGACCATATCTACAAGATGCAGTTGACCAAAACATGACAGAGATTATTAATTGTTTTAGAGAGTAG
- a CDS encoding DUF4355 domain-containing protein encodes MEDNQNVNVEQEELETNENKTYTQDEMLALIQSETDKRVAQALKTQQKKFEKEMAKNKSLSALDEEGRAKAEKDMRIQELEDQLQQFRLTNTKVEIGKVLSNRGLDANLVDYVVVSDDADEAMERIEKLDKIFKNMVKIEIEKRLNTSNPKVSTVGLDGQITKEQFNKMTIQQQTDLYKNNKDLYMQLTNK; translated from the coding sequence ATGGAAGATAATCAAAACGTTAACGTAGAGCAAGAGGAATTAGAAACAAACGAAAATAAAACATATACTCAAGATGAGATGCTGGCATTAATCCAGAGCGAGACTGATAAAAGGGTTGCTCAGGCATTAAAAACTCAGCAAAAGAAATTCGAGAAAGAAATGGCTAAAAATAAATCACTATCTGCCCTTGATGAAGAGGGTAGAGCCAAAGCAGAAAAAGATATGCGCATTCAGGAGTTAGAAGATCAGTTACAACAATTTAGGCTCACTAATACAAAAGTAGAGATTGGAAAAGTACTATCCAATAGAGGATTAGATGCCAACCTAGTTGATTATGTAGTTGTATCAGATGATGCTGATGAAGCGATGGAACGTATTGAAAAGCTGGATAAAATATTTAAAAACATGGTCAAAATTGAAATCGAGAAGAGATTAAATACTTCTAATCCAAAAGTTAGCACTGTTGGGCTTGATGGTCAGATTACAAAAGAGCAGTTTAATAAAATGACCATACAACAACAAACTGACCTTTATAAAAATAATAAAGATTTATATATGCAATTAACAAACAAGTAA
- a CDS encoding phBC6A51 family helix-turn-helix protein has product MPKHIEGITEQMYKAIQLLVWSDKGKSEIAEEIGVARETIWRWYKRDDFMDELQKERRNKFHVAGDVAQKELLKLIKDDSDKRTQLQAIKLVLGENNMCTDKSQIDLKTTQNIKVSFIKDNEEE; this is encoded by the coding sequence ATGCCTAAACATATAGAAGGAATTACAGAACAAATGTATAAAGCTATACAATTGCTTGTATGGAGTGATAAAGGTAAATCTGAAATTGCAGAAGAAATTGGTGTAGCTAGAGAAACTATTTGGCGATGGTATAAACGAGATGACTTCATGGATGAGTTACAAAAGGAACGCAGAAATAAGTTTCATGTAGCTGGAGATGTTGCACAAAAAGAGTTGCTTAAGTTAATTAAGGATGATAGCGATAAACGTACACAATTACAAGCTATTAAACTGGTGCTTGGTGAAAATAATATGTGTACCGATAAATCACAGATAGATTTGAAAACCACACAAAATATCAAAGTATCATTTATTAAGGATAATGAGGAAGAATAA
- a CDS encoding PBSX family phage terminase large subunit: protein MVKQEIDLQIDERNFNEAYFPHVIDYSHRYNVYYGGRCSGKSYFISDKLLIKGLSDKRRMLFLMKEGNKVEDTIWRLFLDSIHKFQLYNQCKINKSNHTIELPNGTWVKMTGMDDPEKAKGYVDIDTVWFEECTKFNIEDIDLVDGTLRGKKKNKEIYFSFNPVDKSNWVYKYFGFDTGVVPPDTFILKTTYKDNKWCTEAEIKRLERLKERNPARYKIEAEGDFATLDKLVIPHYNIEEFDWQEKLNEDKGDKRFLALGSDFGYQDPTTLICSVVDDKNKKLYIYDEHYERGMLNTDIARMIISKNLRKEKIFFDCAEPKSIQELRKLGIERATPCKKGKDSIKHGLQKLLQYEIIVHPKCTHVIDEFNNYCYKKSKQTGEYTNEPLDNGFCHCIDALRYSLQIIKKQAKVLTIKL from the coding sequence ATGGTAAAGCAAGAAATAGATTTACAAATTGACGAAAGAAATTTTAATGAAGCGTACTTTCCACATGTAATAGATTATTCACATCGTTACAATGTTTATTATGGCGGTAGATGTTCAGGTAAATCATATTTTATATCAGATAAACTACTTATAAAAGGTTTAAGTGATAAACGTAGAATGTTATTTCTTATGAAAGAAGGGAATAAAGTTGAGGACACTATTTGGCGATTATTTTTAGATAGTATACATAAGTTTCAACTATATAACCAATGCAAAATCAATAAATCGAATCATACAATAGAATTGCCTAATGGAACATGGGTAAAAATGACTGGTATGGATGACCCTGAGAAAGCTAAAGGATATGTTGATATAGATACAGTGTGGTTTGAGGAATGCACAAAGTTTAATATAGAGGACATTGACCTCGTAGATGGTACATTAAGGGGTAAAAAGAAAAATAAAGAAATATATTTTTCATTCAATCCAGTTGATAAGTCAAATTGGGTATATAAATATTTTGGATTCGATACTGGAGTAGTTCCACCAGATACTTTTATTCTCAAAACTACATATAAAGATAATAAATGGTGTACAGAAGCTGAAATAAAACGACTAGAACGTCTAAAGGAACGTAATCCAGCTAGATATAAGATTGAAGCAGAAGGCGATTTTGCCACTTTAGATAAACTTGTAATTCCACACTATAATATTGAGGAATTTGATTGGCAAGAAAAGTTAAATGAGGATAAAGGGGATAAGAGATTTCTTGCATTGGGAAGTGACTTTGGATATCAAGATCCTACAACTCTTATATGTAGCGTAGTAGATGATAAAAATAAGAAATTATATATCTATGATGAGCATTATGAAAGAGGAATGTTAAATACTGATATAGCCAGAATGATAATTAGTAAGAATCTAAGAAAAGAGAAGATATTCTTTGATTGTGCAGAGCCTAAATCAATTCAAGAATTGCGTAAACTAGGTATTGAACGGGCTACACCTTGCAAAAAAGGTAAAGATAGTATTAAGCATGGACTACAGAAGTTATTGCAATATGAGATTATAGTGCATCCTAAATGTACCCATGTTATAGATGAATTTAATAACTATTGCTATAAGAAAAGTAAACAAACTGGAGAATATACAAATGAGCCATTGGATAATGGATTTTGTCATTGTATCGATGCCCTGAGATACTCTCTACAGATTATAAAGAAACAAGCCAAAGTATTAACTATAAAACTATAG
- a CDS encoding minor capsid protein — translation MSNYWQERLLDDIYNKNTKALEKKVISIYKQANKSINNEITKLWLSMLEDGEISASTLYKMNRFRALQDTIQRELYKLGTIEQEYIQSTLLDSYKQSYIGTNDGYNLNTSLTIFNDNIAKNIVNANFKGAVYSDRIWLNKDKLREQIEKSIINTAITGQDVRKASRAVRDRFGVAYSDAERLIRTENMRVLNSGQMKSYIDNGYEKYRILASLDSRTSDICKEQNGNIYNFSEAIQGVNYPPFHVNCRSIAVPVIN, via the coding sequence ATGAGTAATTACTGGCAAGAAAGGTTACTAGATGATATCTATAATAAGAATACTAAAGCATTAGAAAAAAAGGTAATATCCATTTATAAACAAGCCAATAAATCCATCAATAATGAGATAACAAAACTATGGTTATCAATGCTTGAAGATGGTGAAATATCAGCATCTACCTTATATAAAATGAATAGGTTTAGAGCATTACAGGACACCATACAGCGTGAATTATATAAACTGGGTACGATTGAACAGGAGTATATACAATCAACGCTCCTTGATAGCTACAAACAATCATACATAGGTACCAATGATGGATATAATCTCAATACTAGCTTGACAATTTTTAATGATAATATAGCAAAAAATATTGTTAATGCTAATTTCAAAGGTGCAGTTTATAGTGACCGTATTTGGCTAAATAAGGATAAGTTAAGAGAGCAAATTGAGAAGAGTATTATAAATACCGCTATCACTGGTCAAGATGTTAGGAAAGCATCAAGAGCTGTTAGAGATAGATTTGGTGTAGCTTATTCAGATGCTGAAAGATTAATCCGCACTGAAAATATGCGTGTACTCAATAGTGGGCAAATGAAATCTTATATAGATAACGGATATGAGAAGTATAGAATTTTAGCGTCACTAGATAGTAGAACGAGTGATATATGCAAGGAGCAGAACGGAAACATTTACAACTTCAGTGAAGCAATACAAGGGGTAAATTATCCACCATTCCATGTAAATTGTAGAAGTATAGCAGTCCCAGTTATTAACTAG